The DNA sequence CGTGAGCGCGATGCCGTGGCCGGGCCGGTCGGAGATCCGGAAGGCGCCCGCCTCGCACTTCGGCATGCCCTCGAAGAGGTCGGCGGGGACCCAGTCGATCCACTCCACGAGGAACGAGTTGGGCAGGGCGGCCGCGACGTGCAGCGAGAGCTCGTGGACGACATGGGGCGAGAGGGCGACCTGGTGCGCGGCGGCAAGCTGGCCGATGCGCATGGTCTCCGTGTAGCCATTGGCGCGGCAGACGTCCGGCATGAGGTAGCGGGCGGCGCGTCGCTCGATGAGCTCGCGGAACTCGAAGCGCGTGTAGTTGTTCTCACCGGTGGCCACGGGGATGCGGATGGCGTGAGCCACCTCGGCGCAGGCCGCGAGGTCATCGGCGAGGGCCGGCTCCTCGTACCACACGAGGTCGAGATCCTCGAGGAGCTGGGCCTGGCGGATCGAGCTCTGCACGTCGAGCTTCTGGTTGACGTCGACCATCATCCTCACGCCATCTCCGAGCGCCTTACGCACCGCCTCCACCCGCTGGCGGTTCACGCGCGGGTCGGGATGATGGACCTTCATCTTGTAGTAGCGACAGCCGGCGGCGGCGTACTTCCTGGCCTCGCCGACGAGGTCGTCGATCGAGTACGAGCCCCAGCCGCCGCTGCCGTAGGCGTCCACGCGGTCCGTGGTGGCGCCCCACAGCTTGGCGAGGGGAAGGTTGGCCGTCTTGCCGGTGAGATCCCAGAGCGCGATGTCGAGGGCCGAGAGGGCGTAGCCGGCGATGCCCACGCGGCGGATGCCACGGTCCGCGCGATACATCTTGTCCCAGAGCCGGCCCACGAGGAGCGGGTCCTCGCCGATGAGGAGCTCGGCAAGGCGGCGGGCATAGGCCTCGACGGCCTCCGAGCCGCTGCCCCCGAAGACGAGCGAGTAGCCCAGCCCTTCCAGGCCTGCATCGGTGTGGACGCGGGTGACGACCAGGCGATGCTCGGGCAGGTCGAGGGCGATCGGCCTGGTGGTCGGGACGCGGAGCGTGAACGTGTCGATGGCGGTGATTTTCATCGGTAGGGGCCCTCTCCGGTCAGCCCTGCATGAAGTTGTTCAGCTCAGGCGTGGACAGGGAGCGGTCGAGGTAGCCGAAGGTGCCCTTGTCCTTC is a window from the Candidatus Methylomirabilota bacterium genome containing:
- a CDS encoding mandelate racemase/muconate lactonizing enzyme family protein, giving the protein MKITAIDTFTLRVPTTRPIALDLPEHRLVVTRVHTDAGLEGLGYSLVFGGSGSEAVEAYARRLAELLIGEDPLLVGRLWDKMYRADRGIRRVGIAGYALSALDIALWDLTGKTANLPLAKLWGATTDRVDAYGSGGWGSYSIDDLVGEARKYAAAGCRYYKMKVHHPDPRVNRQRVEAVRKALGDGVRMMVDVNQKLDVQSSIRQAQLLEDLDLVWYEEPALADDLAACAEVAHAIRIPVATGENNYTRFEFRELIERRAARYLMPDVCRANGYTETMRIGQLAAAHQVALSPHVVHELSLHVAAALPNSFLVEWIDWVPADLFEGMPKCEAGAFRISDRPGHGIALTADAEKKYKMV